In Paenibacillus durus, the DNA window ACCAGGCAACATAGCAAGGGGCTTCATATCCGGGAACCAGACGCTTATAGGAGTTCACCGTAGGGTTCGTAATTGCGGCAAGCGCCCGCGCATGCTTTAGCAGGCCTGCCATGTAGCTGCGCGCAGTATCGCTAAGACCAAGCTCATCTTTTTCTTCGTAGAAAGTGTTCTCGCTGCCCTTAAACAGCGATTGGTGGCAGTGCATTCCCGAGCCGTTCATACCGAACATAGGCTTAGGCATAAATGTGGCATGCAGCCCATGCTGGCGGGCAACCGTCTTCACTACCAGCTTGAACGTCTGGATCTGGTCGGCTGCCTTGATCGCATCGGCATATTTAAAGTCAATCTCATGCTGTCCATACGCGACCTCGTGGTGTGAAGCTTCGATTTCGAAGCCCATTTCTTCCAGCGTTAATACAATTTCGCGGCGGCAGTTCTCTCCAAGGTCCATCGGAGCAAGGTCGAAATAACCGCCTTGATCGTTGAGTTCCGTCGTCGGATTGCCCTTCTCATCGGTCTGGAACAGGAAAAATTCCGGTTCCGGTCCAACGTTCATGGAAGTAAAGCCCATTTCTTTCGCTTCTTTAAGGCAGCGTTTCAAAATACCGCGGGGATCACCGGCAAACGGAGTTCCGTCCGGCATATAGACATCACAAATAAGACGGGCAACGCGGTCTTCGGCTACCCATGGAAATATTACCCAAGTGTCGAGATCGGGATATAAATACATATCGGATTCTTCGATGCGGACATAGCCTTCGATGGAAGAGCCATCAAACATCATTTTGTTGTCCAGCGCCTTCTCCAATTGGCTGACGGGAATTTCCACATTCTTGACCGTACCGAGCAAATCGGTAAACTGGAGACGAATGAACCGGACATTCTCTTCCTTGGCTATGCGCAAAATATCTTCTTTAGAAAAGCTCACTATACCCTCTCCCTTTCGCGCTTCTGTATATTATTTATTGAAAAACCGGGATAACTCCCCTTGAATAAGAGATACTTGTCCCGGCCTTTTCCCGGAAACCAACTCCTGCTTGAGCAGCCTGTGGAGTTGGGAATCGGACAGCTCGCGCCGCCGGACTTCCGTGTCGGGGGTAATGACGGTAGCTTCTTCCGATTCCTTGGATACCGGGTTCATAACCTGCTTGATACCGGCAATATTAACCCCTTTTTCAATCAAAGCCTTAATTTCCAGCAAACGCTCCACATCGTTAAAAGAGAATAATCGCTGATTGCCCGAGGTGCGCGCCGGAACAATCAGACTATGTTGCTCATAATAGCGGATTTGCCGTGCGGACAAATCAGTAAGTTTCATTACAATTCCTATTGGGAATAACGCCATATTTCTGCGGATTTCATCACCCATGACTCATCCAACCTTCCAATGATCTTTTTCTCATCTCATTGTACATTTCCGGCTATGGCGTGTCAATGATATGTAAGATATACTCACAACATTTCTAGTTTCTTTTTTACAGTAAATTCCGATCCCGAATACTCTGCAGCGCCATCAGCACACCATATTTGACATGTGAATAGGTCAATCCTCCCTGCATGTAACCGATGTATGGAGCCCTGATCGGAGCGTCTGCAGACAACTCCAGGCTGCCTCCCTGAATAAAAGTTCCCGCCGCCATAATGACCGGATGCTCGTAGCCAGGCATGTCCCAAGGCTCCGGGACGGCGTGGCTGTCTACGGCAGCTGCCCGCTGTATTCCCTGAACGAAGGCAATCAAATGCTCGGGTCCGTCAAAAGAAACAGCCTGTATAAGATCGGTCCGCTGCTCCTGCCATGCAGGCTTGGTGCGAAAACCGCAGCGTTCAAAAACGGCGGCGGCGAAGATGCTTCCTTTTAAGGCCTGTCCGACCGTGTGTGGAGCCATAAACAGTCCCTGATAAAGCCCCCGTGTCGTCCCCAGCATCGCTCCGACTTCGCCACCGATGCCCGGCGCCGTAAGCCGGTAAGCAGCCAGTTCTACCAGGTCCCTTCTGCCGCATATATAGCCTCCGGTTTCGGCGATGCCGCCTCCGGGGTTTTTGATCAGGGAGCCAGCCATCAGATCAACGCCGACCTGGGTTGGCTCCATTTCCTCGGTAAATTCCCCGTAGCAGTTATCGACAAAGACGACAGCGTCCGGCGCTATTTCCTTGACTTTGGCCGTCATTTCCCCGATCTGTTCCACAGTAAAAGAAGAACGCCAGTCATAGCCGCGCGACCGCTGAATGCCGATCACCTTCGTCGCGGGCGTCAAAGCCCGCGCAACCTCCGCCCAGTCAACTTCCCCCTCATCGGTAAGCGCCATTTCCCGGTAGGTTATGCCGAAATCCGCCAGAGAGCCTGTCCCGTCCCCCGGCTTGCCGATCACCTTATGCAAAGTATCGTATGGCCGTCCAGTGATGTACAACAGCTCGTCTCCCGGCCGGAGCACGCCGAACAGCGCAGTGGAGATCGTATGCGTGCCCGACGCAAAATGAGGCCGCACTAGCGCGGCTTCGGCTCCGAATACATCCGCATATACTAGATCCAGCACCTCCCGGCCTCTGTCATTATAGGCGTAGCCCGTTGAACCGGCAAAGTGGAAGTCGCTGACTTGGTGACTTTGAAAAGCTTCGATTACTTTCCACTGGTTAAGATCCACAATCCGGTCAAGAGTCCTGACCGCCTCCTGAATCTCAACTTCCGCCGCTTCCGCCGCTTGTAAAATATCTTCTGCAAATACTGCCATTTATGTCCGTCTCTCCTTACATACACTTTCCATGATTATAACAGTAAGCGGCAGAAGACTGTCGCTTATAAATCCGAAAAATAGGATGTTATTGTTAATTAAGCGATAATATCCCTGGGAATTAAGTATAGCGGCCATTCCAAATTTCCTGCTATTAGTCCCGGTTTGTCTGATCCACGAAATCGGCCAGCAAATAGCCCCATTTTTCATAATCGTCCTTGTTCACCCGCACATTGTAGAGGATATCATTCTCCTCGAAGGACTGATCCAGCACATCCCCCACTCTATACAGGAGGGAAGTCAAATCGCCCCGGCTGGATGGTATCCGGAAGCTTAGCGTATCTCCGGCCAGCTCATTCTGGATGGTGTCCGCAATCCGGGCAAGATCCTCCGGGTTAAAGGCACTGACCTTCATATAGCCCGGACCTCCGGGCAGCATCTCAAGCTGCTCAGGCCGGCAGAGATCGCTCTTGTTGAACAGAACAATCTGCGGCTTCTCAGCAGCGCCAAGGCCCTCCAGAATGGAATCTACAACCTCCATCTGTTCTTCCCTCATTGGGGAAGAGGCATCGACTACGTGCAGCACCAAATTGGCCTCATTAACTTCTTCAAGCGTCGCCCGGAACGAGGCAACCAGATCATGCGGTAGATTCTGGATAAAGCCAACTGTGTCTGTAAGCACAACGCTCTTCCCGCCAGGCAGCTCAAGCAGCCGCGAGGTCGGGTCCAGTGTAGCGAACAACTGGTTCTCGATGTACACGTCCGCATCGGTCAGCTGCTTGAGCAGAGTGGATTTGCCGGCATTCGTATAGCCGACGAGAGCCACCTGCACCACCCCGCTCTTGCGCCGCCGCTCACGGTGAAGACTCCGCGTCTTCATCACTTCATCAAGCTGGCGCTTCAGCTCGCCGATCCGGTCCCGGATATGCCGGCGGTCCGTCTCCAGCTTGCTTTCCCCGGGTCCTCTTGTGCCGATGCCGCCGCCCAGCCGGGACAGGTTCTTGCCATGTCCCGACAGGCGCGGCAGCAGGTAAGACAACTGAGCCAATTCCACCTGGATAATGCCCTCACGGGTCTTCGCCCGGCCGGCAAAGATGTCCAGAATGAGCTGCGTGCGGTCAATGATCTTCAGGTCGAGGGCTTCCTCCAGATTACGCACCTGAGCGCCCGACAGCTCCTGATCGAAAATCGCCGTATTGGCGCCCAGTCCATCCGCAGCCATCCGAAGCTCCTCGACCTTGCCTTTGCCGATAAACCATTTTGAATCCGGCGTTTCCTTATTCTGGCGCAGCACTTCAAGCACTTCAACGCCGGCGGTTTCCGCCAGTTGAACCAGCTCCTGAAGTGAGTATTCGGGATCAATCCCGGTCCGTTTGACCTCATCGGTCACAAGGCTTACCAGAATTGCCCGGTCCTGTATTTCTGTATTTGTCTCATGCGTCGTAGTTACCATATGCATTCTCCTTTTGCAGAATATAAGAACTTATGTGCTTAGCGCATTTCTATCATTGTTCTTATATTATTGGTTCCTTGCGGCCCAACTTACAGTTTGAAATCCTCGGTTCTGAGGGTCATAAGCTCCTGCTTGCCGGGGCTATTATGTTCATACTGATTAAGCAGCCTTACCGCCTGGCTGCGGACCGCTTTTTCGATCGCGTTGCGCACGTAACGCGCATTGCTGAAGGCATGCGGGCTCTCATCTTTCTCTTGCAACAAATGCTGCTTTAATTTGAGTATCGCCTGCGGCATCAAAATGTAGTCACGCTCCTTCGCCATCAGCTCGGCGATTTGCAGAAGCTGGTCAATCGTATAATCCGGGAACTCAACCTGGATCGGAAAGCGCGAAGGCAGGCCCGGATTGCTCATCAGAAAATAATCGATCTCACTGGAGTATCCCGCCAGAATAAGCACGAACTGACTGCGGTGATCTTCCATCGATTTGACGAGCGTATCGATCGCTTCCTTGCCGAAATCTTTGTCACCGCCGCGAGCCAGGCTGTACGCCTCGTCGATGAACAGAATGCCGCCAAGCGCCTTTTTGACGAGATCCCGGGTCTTCTGCGCGGTATGCCCGATATATTCGCCTACAAGATCGGCCCGCTCCACCTCGATAAGATGTCCTTTGGTCAACACACCCATACGCTGAAACAATTTCGCGACAATACGCGCCACCGTCGTCTTGCCGGTGCCCGGGTTTCCTTTAAACACCATGTGATAAGCCTGGCCGCCGCTTGCCAGACCCGCTTCACTGCGCATTTGAGCAACCTGTAGCAGTGCGTAAATCTCGAAGACAAGCTCCTTAATATTATCCAGACCTACCAGCGCGTCCAATTCTCCCCCAATCTCCTGGAAAAGACCGATTTGGGCATTGCTTTTGGGAGACGCCGATTCGCTGATCGCCGATGTTCCGCTCACAGCCGGTGTTTCGTGATTGCGTAATACGATGTTGATTTGCCGCGATGGTCTGCCTTCATCCCGCCCGCTTGAAGCAGCGCTGCGTATGTTCATGGGTTCACCTCATTACTTAGGGCTGAGTGTTCTACTCAAGTCTATTCCCAAGGTCCAGGCGTTATTAGCAGATTCGGCATTTTCCCTTAAACAAGCTTAAAACACCTGCAGAAGCTTCCATTTCGTGTAGGCCAATATTTCCCTCGTCTTATACTTAGCCATCGACATCGACTCAGAATCGGTTAAACCGAGCTCGGGATTCTCAAACCCCAGTTCTTCGGCAACCTCAAGCGCTCTGCGGCCATGGAAGGTATGGGTGATAACCACCGCCGTGGACCAATGCTCCCGCTGCATGATTTCCCGGCTGAATAGGAGATTCTCATATGTTGACGTCGCTTTATTCTCCACGGCAATCGCGCTGTCCGGCACGCCCCCGGCAATCAGATAATTGCGCATTCCCTGGCCTTCCGTATATCGATAACCTGGTTTATCAAGCCCGCCGCTAACGATAAAACGAGAAAAAAAGCCCTGTTTATACAGCTTCAACCCGTAGTCAAGCCGCTCCTTAAGCCCGGGACTGGGCTCATCGCCCCACATCGACGCGCCAAGAATAATGCCAACATCCGCCTTCTTCATTGGGGAGGTCGTCTCCGCCTGATTGATGATAATGAGCACATAAGTACTCCACAACATACCGGCGATCAGCAGAACGGCAGCTGTAAACACCATAATCCGCTTAAATCGCCATTTCCGTCGGCCCGCCGCACTGCTGCGGATCGTCGACGAGTCTAGAGCATACCTTTGCATCTAAAATTTCCTCCTGAATTCCCCATGATGAAACAATTCGGAGCGATGTTTTAGAGACATTGTGAAAAAAGGAAAGGCGTGCGCGTCAATGCTTTGCAGTATCCTTCTGGCGGTACTCCAGGCCAAATTGTAATCGCTGTCTGAAATATCTCCCCGTTCAAGCGCCTCTTCAAGCTCATCTTCATCGAGCAAGAATACTTCCCCATTCCACAGCACCACTACATCCAGGTACAGATCGTCAAACCAGGGCACCCCCTGATCCGTTACTCCCTGAACCTTGCAGGTGTCGATATACCATTGGATGATATTTTGTCTTTCATCGAACATCGCCGTAACAATATAATGACTGTCTTTTGGAAAATACTGCAGCCACGAATAGCCCTTGTCCGCAATGCGGTATGTATGCCGGCCATAGCTTTTCCAGAGCGGCTCCTTCAATCCGTAAATCGTGTAAAGGGTGATGTATCCGCTGAATTCCCGGCTTTCCACATAGCGGCAGGCAAACCCACGGCGCGTAATCCGGCGCCAGTTGGCCCGGTCTCCGAATTTACGTTTCATATAATAACCCTCTCCATTATGGTGTCTTCAGCTTACCACATTTAGGAGTCGCACTCAAAACCTTAGGGCTGTGAAAAAGAAAAGCTCAGGAAACCCGGACCAACCGTCACTAACGGAAGATCCAGACTGCCTGAGCGGCTTTACTAAGACAAAGTCCCTGCTATTGCGCCGGAACTCCTTCATTCACAGATCCGTCGCCTGGGGCAGCAGCCGGATCGCTGCCATCTCCCGGTACGGCTGCGTCCGCAGGACTTGCAGGCGGCTCAAGAGATGGTGCCGGCGAAGGGCTCTGCTCTGCCGGAGTGCCCGAGTTACCGCCGTCATTGCCGTTACCACCGCCATTGCCGTTGCCATTGTCGTTGCCAGTGCCATTTCCATTGCCGCCGCCATTGCCGTTACCGTTACCATTGCCCCCGCTATTTCCGTTATCCGGGCTCGGTTCGGCCGGACTGCCGCCGGCACCGTTGTCTCCGCCGCCCTCTGGCGTGGCCGTAGGCAGTTCAGGACTAACCGATGGCGACGGTTCGACCGATGGTTCAGCCCCCTCTATAAGCACCGATGCGATATTGGAAGGATCACTTTCTACTCCCTGATCCGGATAATATACCCTCACATAGTACTCATAGGTAAGGCCGGCCATGGCGCTAAGATCAGCAGCATTAGGCGTCAGCGTATTGATCAGCGGACTGAAATCCGCTTCCGACGTCTCTTTACGGTAGACACGGTATTCCGCGCCCGGAGTCCGGACAGGTGTCCAGGCTAGATTGACGGTTCCCGTCGAGGAATCATAGTGGGCGGTCAGCCCGCTGGCCGGTCCAACTTGATCCACCGGCTCCTCCGAAGGTACTGGAACATCGATATTATCCGGTTTCGGGAACGATTTCTCCGGATAATTCTTCACGACCTCCTCCATTACTTTACCCCAGAATGCAGCGGCCAGCGGACTGCTGTTCTTGAGCAGATGCTGACGGTCGGGATTGTCATATCCCATCCATACTGCTGCCGTAAGCTCCGGCGTGTAGCCGACGAACCAGACGTCACGGTTGGAATCGACGCCTCTGTAACCGCTCTGTGTCGTTCCGGTCTTACCCGCAACCGGACGATCGATTCTCGCTCTTCTACCGGTCCCGCTCTGCACGACCTCCTGCATCATCTCGGTCATCTGATAAGCGGTGCTTTCCTTCATGACGCGCTCGGCGTTCGTGTTCGCCTTATAGACGGTTTCTCCCGTGCTGTCCTTGATGGATTTGATCGCATAGGCCTCCCTCAATTCACCGCCATTGGCGAACGCTGTATAGGCCTGGGCCATCTCCAGCGTATTCGTACCTTTGGACATACCGCCAAGCGCGAGTGACAGGTTTCTGTCGTCATCCTGTAGCCCGATGCCCATTTTTTTGGCAAAATTGAAGCCTGTGCCTACCCCGATCTCGTTAAGCAGCCATACGGCGGGGATATTCTCCGATTTCGTCAGCGCCTCGGTCATACTGATGGATGACGAATAACCGTGCAGATTGGTCGGACAGTAATCGCCAAAGCACTGCTTTGCGTTGCTGATCTGCGAGTTCATCGCGAATTGGCCCGATTCGATCGCCGGAGCATAAGATACGATCGGCTTAATCGAAGAGCCCGGAGACCGCCGGCTGTTCGATATGCGGCTGTATCCCTTTTTCTCGTAATTACGTCCTCCAAGAAGAGCGACAATACTGCCGTTCTCCTGGTTGATAATGACCATTGATCCTTGAACCGGCTCGTCGTCAACGCTTTTTTCAAAATTGTCGCCGTCAGCAAAAGCATTCTCGACCGTCTGCTGCGCATCTTTATCCATGGTCGTATAGATTTTGTAGCCGCCAATGTTGAGATCGTCTTCGGTAAGACCGAATTTGTCCTCGGCCTCGTCGATCGCATAATCGATAAAAGCCTGATATTTCTGCTTTTTCGTAGGCGGCTTATAGTTGTAATTGATAACCTTCGCCTCGTTCATTTCCTCTTGGGTAATATACCCCTGTTCGTACATCAGCTGAAGCACTACCGCTCTGCGCTCCTTGGAAAGCTCAGGATTACGGAGAGGGTTGTAGCGGGAAGGACCCTTGGGCATCGCCGCAAGCGTCGCGATCTGCCATACCTTCAGCTTGTTCAGCTCGCTCACCCCGAAATAATGCTCGGACGCGGCCTTGATGCCGTAAATGGTGCCGCCAAAGTTAATCCGGTTAAGATACAGTGTAATGATCTCATCCTTCGTATACTGACGCTCCAAAGCCATAGCGATAGACATCTCCGTCGCCTTGCGGAAGAACGTTTTGTCCCGGGTGAGAAAAATGTTCTTGGCCAACTGCTGCGTGATTGTGCTGCCGCCTTCAACCATACTACGGGCGACGACGTCTTTGACGGCCGCCCGTCCAATCGACCATAGATCGACCCCGCTATGCTCTTTAAAGCGTTTGTCCTCCGTCGCGATAAAAGCATCCTTGATAATGTCTGGAATCTGCTTGCTATCGACGGGTTCGCTTTTTTCCAATGCCAGTTCTCCGATAAGGTTCGCATTGCGGTCGTAAATCTTGGTCGTTTCGTTGACAGTCAGCTTATCCTTGTTCGCATTAAGCAGCTTCTCCCCGTCGATCGTGATGAACAGGTAGCCCCCAAGCGCGCAAAAAATGGCTAAGGCTGTTGTAAAAAACAAAGTCCAAAAGACGCGCTTGCGGGTCAATCTTTTCTTCTTTTTGGGCTTGGGCGGTTGCCCGGCTCCCCCTTTTCTGTGGCGGTTCGACCGAAGGATCTCGTCGTTCGACATGTTGCCTCCTACTCCCCTATGAAAGGTCATAAGTTTTATTTGTCTCTCAATGAAAAGAACAACCTTATTCAGGTTGCTCTCTCACCCTCTATTCAAACGAATCATAAGCAAAAAGGTTTCGCTTCGAACACATTCTGGCGTATTGGCATAAGCCCTCGGCTGCGGAAATTATTCTTCGGTAGCGTTGTCCTGCATCAAGGATACGCTGCGCTGCGGAGTAAATGTTGAGATCGCATGCTTGTACACCATTTGCTGGCGTCCGTCGCTGTCAATTACAATCGTGAAATTGTCAAACGCTTTAATGATTCCCCGGATTTGAAAGCCGTTGGTCAAATATACTGTAGCAGGGATATTTTCTTTCCGAAGTTGGTTCAAGAACGTATCTTGGATGTTAATGGACTTGTTCATATGCCGTACCCCCAATGGTTCAATTAGATTGTTCAGAAGTATATTCAAGACCTGAAAGAAACTTTCCTGCTATTATAGCATGTATTTTCGAGAAATTCTCAGAAAAGTTTCCGCTGCCCGTAACATCGATCCACTGAATATCCTTCATATGCCGAAACCATGACAGCTGTCTTTTGGCGAAACGGCGCGTATCCCGCTTAAGAAGCACCACCGATTCTTCCAGTGTCATCTCTCCCCCAAGATAGGCGGCGATCTCCTTGTAGCCGAGCCCTTGCATGGAAATGAGGTTCCTGCCGCAGCCCCGATCCATCAGACTCCTAACCTCTTCGACCAGCCCTTCCGCCAGCATTTCGTCGATTCGCTCTTCAATACGTTTATATAGTATTTGCCTGTCCATTGTCAAACCGATGAGGCAAAGGTCATAGGGAGACTCCGGTTTCTTGGCCGCAGGAGACTCGGACAAAGGCGTATCCGTCTGCTGGTAAATCTCCAGCGCGCGAATAATTCTCCGCCGGTCATTCGGATGCAGCCGGGCCGCGCTTGCCGGGTCCACCTCGGCAAGCCTCGCATGCAGCGCCAGCGCGCCGTGTTCCTCCGCAAACCGGTCCATTTCCGTGCGGAAGGCCTCATCGGCGACCGCCTCGGAGAAGCGAAATCCATAGCAGAGAGATTCAATGTAAAGGCCCGTGCCCCCCACAATGAAAGGCAGCCTGCCCTTGGCGGAAATCTCGCGGATCAGTCTGCGTCCTTCACTCTGAAATTCGGCGACCGAGTAAGGCTCCTGCGGATCGTGAATATCGATCAGATGATGGGGAATGCCCTCCATTTCGGACGTCTTGATCTTAGCCGTTCCGATATCCATGCCGCGGTATACCTGCATTGAATCGCCGGATATAATTTCCGCATTGAATGCCTTGGCGATCGTAAGGCTGAGTCGTGTCTTGCCGACAGCGGTAGGGCCGAGCAGCACCAGCACCTTCGGTTTAGCTTCTTTGGTCAATTCGGATCACCCCGTACGATGTTTTGGCCCCCGGGCGAAGCATTTCCTCGAACCCGAGCCGGCTGAACTCGCCGCTGCCTCTTTTCTCTTTCAGCACCACCGCTTTGCGTGCGACCCGAACCGCTGCAAGCACGCTTTCCTGAGACAGCGAAGCGCTGTTGGCGTATGCGCGAAGCGGAGAAATCGCCGCCGAATCCTCGAGAGGCTCGCGGAACATCGGATCGAAATAGACGATATCCACGCTTCCGTCCGGCAGGCTCGCCAGGTAGCTCTGATGATCGCTGTTAACGACGTTGATCCGGCGCAGCGCGGCATCCACTTCCTCTATTCCGGAAGTGTAATTAGCCATCCCTTCCGCCAGCAGGGCGTAGAGCGGCAGTGAACTCTCCAGCGCGGTAACGCAGGACCGTTCTCCTCCGCGCACCGCGAACAGCAGAGCGTCGGAGCCCAGTCCCGCCGTGCAGTCCAGCACACTGTCGCCGGGAGCCATTCCCGCCGAATCCAGCATCGGGTCGCCATCACCCTTTAATACCCGTTTGGCGCGTACAAATCCCATGCTGGGATGAAACTGAAGCTGCGGACGGTCCGGCCGCAGCAGCCTTACTCCCTCCAGCAGCACAACGAGAACCTCGGCGCCGCCATAACGCGAGAAAAGCTTATTCATGGATAGGTTGCCGCGCGCTATGTAGCGAACACCGAGGCGTTCGGCCAGCCTCTCGGCACGTGCGGCAACCTCGGTTAGCGGGCGATCGCCCGTAGTTATAATCATGGTGCCTCCGTTTATTTAATCTGCGTAATTAAATTAATCACATTCATTATTTATCACATTACCCTTTTGAAGAGCTTCTCCAGGTCATATGCCGAAAAAGAAATGACGATCGGTCTTCCGTGCGGGCAGGTATAAGGCTGCCTGCAGGCAGACAACCTGGAGAGCAGGCTCTCCACTTCCTGCTCCGTCAGCTTCTGGTTCGCCTTAATGGATGCTTTGCAGGAGCATAGAATGGATGATGCTTCCCGCAGCTTGGCGAGGTCGATGCTCTTTTCGCCGAGCACCCATTCCGCCATCTCCTCAATAATCTCTTTCTCATCCCCTTTCGGGAACCAGTAGGGATGCGAACGCACCAGAAACGTCTGGCCGCCGAAAGGCTCCAAGTAGACGCCGGCCTGCTCGAACCACTGCAGGCGCTCGGCAAGCAGCTTGCTCTCTGCCGGAGTAAACTCCAGCGTAATCGGCAGCAGCAGCTCCTGTGAGGCTTCCGCCGGGCGGCCGAACTTCTCGTAATAGTATTCGTAATTGATGCGCTCGTGAGCCGCGTGCTGGTCGATCAAATACAGCCCTTCGTCGTTCTGGGCGATAATGTAAGTGCCGTGATGCTGGCCGATATAAGTCAGCTCGGGAAATGGCGGCAGACCTACATTCTCGCTTCCCGCAGGAGCCCACAGCTCTTCAGTTCCCGGCAAGGCCTGAGCCGGACGTGAAGCCGTCCTGGAATCGGAACGATATCCTCCTGCGTATGCCGCTCCGTCCCGCAGCTGGGACTGGGAAGCCGGTCGGTCCGGATATACGGCATCCCGGCCGCTCCTGCTCGTCATGGAGGAACCATCCGCTTTATGGGGTGCAGACGGAGAGGAGGCCGCAGCAGCAGCGCCTGCCGAAGGGGCGGAGTATGGATTTTGGCCGCTCCGGGCGCCCGCTTCTCCCGGACCGCCTTCAGGAACCATCCGGCCTTCCCGGTTACCCAGAGTTTCGCCCGCTCCCGCTTTTGCTGTAAACCCAAAATTGTCTGGGCTTGTCTTCGGTATTCCGTCTGCGGCTGCGGTATTCGGCGATGCCTTCGGAAAGGCAAACTGCTCCTGAATGAAAGAGGTGCTGCCCTTCGGCCCGATCGTTTCCCTGCCGGGACGCGGAATTAAATTCTCGCCGAGCAGGACCTTGCGGATTTCCTGCTCCACGAACTGATACAGCTCGGTCTCCTTGCTGAACCGCACCTCCAATTTCGCCGGGTGCACGTTGACGTCCACCAGCGAAGGGTGCATATCCAGCTTCAGCACGAGCAGCGGATAGCGGTTAATCGGCAGCAGCGTGTGATACGCGCGCATAATGGCCGCATTCAGCCCGTTGCTGCGGATATAACGCCCGCCCACAATCGTTGTTACGGCGTTACGGTTAGACCGCGTCCATTCCGGGCGGCTGACAAGCCCTGAAATCCGGTAGTCCGGATCTTCTGCCTGTACGGGCAGCATGGCTTTCGCGGCCGAAGTGCCGTAAACGGCGGCAATAACTTGAAGAAGATCACCGTTGCCCAGCGTATGCAGCAGCTGGTTGCCGTTATGATGCAGTGTAAATGAAATCGCTGGATGGGCGAGCGCCATCCTGTACATAGCGTCGGAGATATGGCCCAGTTCGGTCTGGATGCTCTTCATGTATTTCAACCTTGCCGGGGTGTTGTAGAATAGCTCCCTGACATTCATCTCTGTCCCCCGGCTTCGGGCGGCATTTTCATTCACCGTCAATTTGCCGCCCTCGATCTCAAGCAGCCGCCCCCTGCCGTCGTCAGAGCTCGCGGTCAGCAAGGAAACTTTAGCCACGGCGGCGATACTGGGCAGCGCCTCGCCCCGGAAACCGAGACTAGTAATCTGAAACAAATCCCGGCCGTTCGCAATCTTGCTGGTAGCATGGCGGTAAAAGGCGGTCTCGCAATCCTCCGCTTCAATACCCGATCCGTTATCCTTGACCCGGATGCTCTGCAGCCCGCCTTCCTCCACAGCGACTTCAATACGGGTGCTGCCCGCGTCAATGGCGTT includes these proteins:
- a CDS encoding YdcF family protein; this encodes MQRYALDSSTIRSSAAGRRKWRFKRIMVFTAAVLLIAGMLWSTYVLIIINQAETTSPMKKADVGIILGASMWGDEPSPGLKERLDYGLKLYKQGFFSRFIVSGGLDKPGYRYTEGQGMRNYLIAGGVPDSAIAVENKATSTYENLLFSREIMQREHWSTAVVITHTFHGRRALEVAEELGFENPELGLTDSESMSMAKYKTREILAYTKWKLLQVF
- a CDS encoding methionine gamma-lyase family protein → MAVFAEDILQAAEAAEVEIQEAVRTLDRIVDLNQWKVIEAFQSHQVSDFHFAGSTGYAYNDRGREVLDLVYADVFGAEAALVRPHFASGTHTISTALFGVLRPGDELLYITGRPYDTLHKVIGKPGDGTGSLADFGITYREMALTDEGEVDWAEVARALTPATKVIGIQRSRGYDWRSSFTVEQIGEMTAKVKEIAPDAVVFVDNCYGEFTEEMEPTQVGVDLMAGSLIKNPGGGIAETGGYICGRRDLVELAAYRLTAPGIGGEVGAMLGTTRGLYQGLFMAPHTVGQALKGSIFAAAVFERCGFRTKPAWQEQRTDLIQAVSFDGPEHLIAFVQGIQRAAAVDSHAVPEPWDMPGYEHPVIMAAGTFIQGGSLELSADAPIRAPYIGYMQGGLTYSHVKYGVLMALQSIRDRNLL
- the glnA gene encoding type I glutamate--ammonia ligase, giving the protein MSFSKEDILRIAKEENVRFIRLQFTDLLGTVKNVEIPVSQLEKALDNKMMFDGSSIEGYVRIEESDMYLYPDLDTWVIFPWVAEDRVARLICDVYMPDGTPFAGDPRGILKRCLKEAKEMGFTSMNVGPEPEFFLFQTDEKGNPTTELNDQGGYFDLAPMDLGENCRREIVLTLEEMGFEIEASHHEVAYGQHEIDFKYADAIKAADQIQTFKLVVKTVARQHGLHATFMPKPMFGMNGSGMHCHQSLFKGSENTFYEEKDELGLSDTARSYMAGLLKHARALAAITNPTVNSYKRLVPGYEAPCYVAWSASNRSPMIRIPASRGLSTRIEVRNPDPAANPYLALAVMLKAGLDGIKRQLDLPAPIDRNIYIMTEEERIEEGIPSLPADLKEALGELIRNPVVTDALGEHALAHFYELKEIEWDIYRTQVHDWERNQYITLY
- a CDS encoding MerR family transcriptional regulator — protein: MGDEIRRNMALFPIGIVMKLTDLSARQIRYYEQHSLIVPARTSGNQRLFSFNDVERLLEIKALIEKGVNIAGIKQVMNPVSKESEEATVITPDTEVRRRELSDSQLHRLLKQELVSGKRPGQVSLIQGELSRFFNK
- the hflX gene encoding GTPase HflX, coding for MVTTTHETNTEIQDRAILVSLVTDEVKRTGIDPEYSLQELVQLAETAGVEVLEVLRQNKETPDSKWFIGKGKVEELRMAADGLGANTAIFDQELSGAQVRNLEEALDLKIIDRTQLILDIFAGRAKTREGIIQVELAQLSYLLPRLSGHGKNLSRLGGGIGTRGPGESKLETDRRHIRDRIGELKRQLDEVMKTRSLHRERRRKSGVVQVALVGYTNAGKSTLLKQLTDADVYIENQLFATLDPTSRLLELPGGKSVVLTDTVGFIQNLPHDLVASFRATLEEVNEANLVLHVVDASSPMREEQMEVVDSILEGLGAAEKPQIVLFNKSDLCRPEQLEMLPGGPGYMKVSAFNPEDLARIADTIQNELAGDTLSFRIPSSRGDLTSLLYRVGDVLDQSFEENDILYNVRVNKDDYEKWGYLLADFVDQTNRD
- a CDS encoding DUF402 domain-containing protein, whose product is MKRKFGDRANWRRITRRGFACRYVESREFSGYITLYTIYGLKEPLWKSYGRHTYRIADKGYSWLQYFPKDSHYIVTAMFDERQNIIQWYIDTCKVQGVTDQGVPWFDDLYLDVVVLWNGEVFLLDEDELEEALERGDISDSDYNLAWSTARRILQSIDAHAFPFFTMSLKHRSELFHHGEFRRKF
- a CDS encoding AAA family ATPase, whose translation is MNIRSAASSGRDEGRPSRQINIVLRNHETPAVSGTSAISESASPKSNAQIGLFQEIGGELDALVGLDNIKELVFEIYALLQVAQMRSEAGLASGGQAYHMVFKGNPGTGKTTVARIVAKLFQRMGVLTKGHLIEVERADLVGEYIGHTAQKTRDLVKKALGGILFIDEAYSLARGGDKDFGKEAIDTLVKSMEDHRSQFVLILAGYSSEIDYFLMSNPGLPSRFPIQVEFPDYTIDQLLQIAELMAKERDYILMPQAILKLKQHLLQEKDESPHAFSNARYVRNAIEKAVRSQAVRLLNQYEHNSPGKQELMTLRTEDFKL